The following coding sequences lie in one Euhalothece natronophila Z-M001 genomic window:
- the aat gene encoding leucyl/phenylalanyl-tRNA--protein transferase — translation MEIDIPSVISGYSQGLFLMADEVGNLGWYASRSHALIPLDNRFSYPKSLRRAINQNWFDVAINKNFWEVCVGCADRKSTWISPELQEVYWQLYQAGWAYSFETWQGDKLAGGILGIVIGGAFIGESMFYRIPEGSKVALVKLVEYLKEQNFLVFDAQLQNSHLSRFGAYEVSEKEYKKLLKVAIKQECKFI, via the coding sequence ATGGAAATTGACATTCCTAGCGTTATTTCCGGTTACTCACAAGGATTATTTTTAATGGCAGATGAGGTAGGTAATTTAGGTTGGTACGCTAGCCGATCTCATGCTCTGATCCCTCTAGATAACCGCTTCTCTTATCCTAAATCTTTGCGACGAGCTATTAACCAAAATTGGTTTGATGTAGCTATTAATAAGAACTTTTGGGAAGTTTGTGTCGGTTGTGCAGATCGCAAAAGCACTTGGATTTCCCCTGAATTACAGGAAGTTTATTGGCAATTATATCAGGCAGGCTGGGCATATAGTTTTGAAACGTGGCAGGGAGATAAATTAGCAGGGGGGATTTTAGGAATTGTTATTGGAGGGGCTTTTATTGGCGAATCAATGTTTTATCGTATTCCGGAAGGCTCAAAGGTAGCTTTAGTCAAGTTAGTAGAGTATCTGAAAGAACAGAATTTTTTAGTATTTGATGCTCAACTACAAAATTCTCATTTATCTCGGTTTGGTGCTTACGAAGTTTCAGAAAAAGAGTATAAAAAATTATTAAAAGTAGCGATCAAGCAAGAATGCAAATTTATCTAA
- a CDS encoding TIGR00297 family protein: protein MTTLSPILVPWVVGAILNTILLSIVALAPKKLLTPAGVVNAWLLGVIIWGILGWQGYVIVGFYFLTGSAVTRIGSAKKEAAGIAEKRSGARGPENVWGSALVATICAIALFFSQNNNVTIIPASVLLLAYVASFSTKLSDTTASEVGKAYGKRTFLITTLKPVSPGTEGAISLEGTLAGILASTVIAVVGWSVGLISIVGVLYCILAAFVATNLESLIGATLQERFDFLTNEIVNIINTFLGALIAGVLLAIT from the coding sequence ATGACAACTTTGTCCCCAATTTTAGTTCCGTGGGTAGTGGGAGCTATCCTGAATACAATCTTATTATCGATTGTGGCATTGGCTCCTAAAAAACTTTTAACTCCTGCTGGTGTAGTTAATGCTTGGTTATTGGGAGTTATTATTTGGGGGATATTAGGTTGGCAAGGTTATGTGATTGTAGGTTTCTATTTTTTAACAGGATCGGCAGTGACTCGAATTGGCAGTGCTAAAAAAGAAGCTGCAGGCATTGCAGAAAAACGTTCTGGGGCGCGGGGGCCAGAAAATGTTTGGGGATCAGCATTAGTAGCAACTATTTGCGCGATCGCGCTTTTTTTTAGTCAAAATAATAATGTTACAATAATTCCCGCCTCAGTTCTCTTATTAGCTTATGTGGCAAGTTTTAGTACCAAACTATCTGATACCACCGCCAGCGAAGTAGGAAAAGCCTATGGCAAACGTACTTTTTTAATTACCACCTTAAAACCCGTTTCTCCTGGTACAGAAGGAGCCATTAGTTTAGAAGGAACCTTAGCGGGTATTTTAGCTTCAACCGTGATTGCTGTTGTTGGATGGAGTGTGGGCTTAATTTCAATAGTAGGAGTGTTATACTGTATTTTAGCCGCCTTTGTGGCTACCAACTTAGAAAGCCTGATTGGGGCGACTTTGCAAGAGAGATTTGATTTTTTAACTAATGAAATTGTTAATATTATTAATACTTTTCTAGGTGCACTTATTGCTGGTGTTCTTTTAGCGATTACTTAA
- a CDS encoding heavy-metal-associated domain-containing protein — translation MINLKVSSIKCEGCAEAITNEIKNNDPKAKVDVDVDSKIVKVETTAQEEAVKNMITAAGHTVG, via the coding sequence ATGATTAATCTCAAAGTTTCCAGCATTAAATGCGAAGGATGTGCTGAAGCCATTACCAACGAAATTAAAAATAATGACCCCAAGGCAAAAGTCGATGTGGATGTGGATAGCAAAATAGTGAAAGTGGAAACTACTGCCCAAGAAGAAGCCGTTAAAAATATGATTACTGCGGCTGGACATACTGTAGGATAA
- a CDS encoding gamma-glutamylcyclotransferase, producing MREEDTFYYFAYGSCMCPVDLKRTLQEPAHPYIVGPATLPHYRLGFYHRSPSRNCGVLDVVRDRSASVMGVLYQLPWRFSQNLDIREEVPTNGYRREEVSVKCQGKWYHGVRTYTVVNKLPREIPPNEWYFHVVLRGATTCGLPEDYRWQLFYQMHNLQQASQSLDKIASES from the coding sequence ATGAGAGAAGAAGACACCTTTTATTACTTTGCTTACGGTTCTTGTATGTGTCCTGTTGATCTAAAGCGTACCTTACAAGAACCTGCCCATCCCTATATTGTGGGGCCAGCCACCCTTCCCCATTATCGTCTCGGATTTTATCACCGTTCGCCCAGTCGCAATTGTGGGGTTTTGGACGTTGTGCGCGATCGCAGTGCTTCCGTGATGGGAGTTCTCTATCAACTACCTTGGCGGTTTAGTCAAAATCTTGATATCCGCGAGGAAGTCCCCACTAATGGCTATCGACGGGAAGAAGTTAGCGTTAAATGTCAAGGAAAATGGTATCACGGAGTTCGCACTTATACCGTCGTTAATAAACTCCCCCGAGAAATTCCTCCCAATGAGTGGTATTTTCATGTTGTCTTACGTGGTGCAACTACTTGTGGACTTCCTGAAGACTATCGCTGGCAACTGTTTTATCAAATGCACAATTTACAGCAAGCAAGTCAATCTTTAGATAAGATAGCTTCAGAATCTTAA
- the cofH gene encoding 7,8-didemethyl-8-hydroxy-5-deazariboflavin synthase subunit CofH has product MTPKVNTILNRATQGKQISQLEGEFLLHQRDVTTREAIRETADFLRKKQAGETVTYVVNRNINFTNICEQHCSFCAFRRDSNTSGSYWLNFEEVLAKTADAVNRGATEICMQGGLNPEAKIKGLSLPYYQKLVKTIKEAFPKLHFHGFSPQEIQFIAREDNLSYETVIEKLKAVGVGSMPGTAAEILDDRARRIICPEKINSQTWLDIVSTAHRLGMPTTSTMLSGHIETPSQQTYHLERLRSLQETAINNDYPAQITEFIILPFVGKEAPKPLRQRVGRDQPIIEDMLLLTAVARIYLGNWIQNHQPSWVKLGLKGATEALNWGCNDIGGTLMEEHITSMAGAQGGTCMEVSTLQNSITEIGRPYQERNTLYQPVAQPILSS; this is encoded by the coding sequence ATGACCCCAAAAGTAAATACTATCTTAAATCGAGCTACCCAAGGAAAACAAATTTCTCAATTGGAGGGAGAATTTTTACTGCATCAACGTGATGTTACTACACGAGAAGCAATTAGAGAAACGGCTGACTTTCTCCGTAAAAAACAAGCAGGAGAAACGGTTACTTATGTAGTGAATCGTAACATTAATTTTACTAATATTTGTGAGCAACATTGCAGCTTTTGCGCTTTCCGCCGTGATTCCAATACATCGGGATCATATTGGCTAAATTTTGAAGAAGTTTTAGCGAAAACCGCAGATGCAGTTAATCGAGGAGCAACGGAAATTTGTATGCAGGGGGGACTCAACCCAGAAGCAAAAATTAAAGGTTTGAGTTTACCCTATTATCAAAAGTTAGTGAAGACAATTAAAGAGGCGTTTCCAAAACTTCATTTTCATGGCTTTTCCCCTCAAGAAATCCAATTTATTGCCCGAGAAGATAACCTCAGTTATGAAACAGTCATTGAAAAACTAAAAGCAGTAGGCGTAGGTTCAATGCCAGGTACGGCTGCAGAAATTTTAGACGATCGCGCTCGCCGTATTATTTGCCCAGAGAAAATTAATAGTCAAACTTGGCTAGACATTGTTAGCACTGCCCACCGCCTAGGAATGCCTACTACTAGCACTATGTTATCAGGGCATATTGAAACCCCATCACAGCAAACCTATCATTTAGAAAGACTGCGATCGCTGCAGGAAACGGCAATTAACAACGATTATCCTGCCCAAATTACAGAATTTATTATTTTACCCTTTGTGGGAAAAGAAGCCCCAAAACCGCTTCGTCAGAGAGTAGGACGAGATCAACCAATTATAGAAGATATGTTACTTCTCACGGCAGTGGCTAGAATTTACTTAGGAAACTGGATACAAAATCATCAACCGAGTTGGGTTAAGCTAGGGCTAAAGGGAGCAACAGAAGCTCTAAATTGGGGCTGTAATGACATCGGTGGTACGCTCATGGAAGAACATATTACTAGTATGGCTGGAGCGCAGGGAGGAACTTGTATGGAGGTTTCCACCCTGCAAAATAGTATTACCGAAATTGGTCGTCCTTACCAAGAAAGAAATACTCTTTATCAACCTGTTGCTCAACCGATTTTATCCAGTTAA
- a CDS encoding virulence factor, with protein MKLSSLETTPNPHCMKLNLDETIAEKPITLKAGDPCDEVPHSVAQLLNIEGVREVFLSSNFIAVIRQSQADWEPILSQAAKVFGVTENADTELLSQASSEESSSKELGEVEVAVLYFRGIPTQVRANGEEQKRVAMPDRFVEAMQRVVEATGVNYVMERYWEPYASRNGEPEAVANMVAEEVASLIDEEELQQIEKQAIAGESQQANSAKNTETADLLAILKQSEDWKERLKAIQKLEINQETFPAIVNALKDDRATIRRWASALLGASETEEAISPLSEVVLNDPSVIVRRTAGDALSDLGNPQGIPTMCQALQDNSKLVRWRAARFLYETGDESAIAPLETAQNQESEFDVRLEIKAALDRISRGEERQLPMWMRLSQTS; from the coding sequence ATGAAACTGTCTTCTCTCGAAACAACTCCCAACCCTCACTGCATGAAACTTAATCTGGATGAAACCATTGCTGAGAAACCTATTACTCTGAAAGCTGGTGATCCTTGTGATGAAGTTCCTCATTCAGTTGCTCAATTACTGAACATTGAAGGGGTGCGAGAAGTGTTCCTCAGTAGTAACTTTATTGCGGTTATTCGCCAAAGCCAAGCCGACTGGGAACCCATCCTTTCACAAGCTGCCAAGGTATTTGGAGTTACTGAAAACGCAGATACGGAATTACTGTCGCAAGCCTCCTCAGAGGAAAGCAGTAGCAAGGAGTTAGGGGAAGTGGAAGTTGCTGTGTTATATTTTCGGGGCATTCCCACCCAAGTTCGCGCTAATGGGGAAGAACAAAAACGGGTTGCCATGCCAGATCGCTTTGTAGAAGCCATGCAGCGAGTAGTAGAAGCCACAGGAGTGAATTATGTGATGGAACGGTATTGGGAACCCTATGCCTCTCGGAATGGGGAACCAGAAGCAGTGGCGAATATGGTCGCTGAAGAAGTGGCGAGTCTCATTGATGAGGAAGAATTACAGCAAATTGAAAAACAGGCGATAGCAGGAGAGTCACAGCAGGCAAACAGTGCTAAAAATACGGAAACGGCTGATTTGTTAGCAATATTAAAGCAAAGTGAGGATTGGAAAGAACGCCTGAAAGCAATTCAGAAACTAGAAATTAACCAAGAGACATTTCCTGCCATTGTTAACGCCTTGAAAGACGATCGCGCTACTATTCGTCGTTGGGCAAGTGCCTTATTAGGGGCAAGTGAAACCGAAGAAGCGATTTCCCCTTTAAGTGAAGTAGTATTAAATGATCCCTCTGTCATTGTTCGTCGTACTGCTGGGGATGCCCTTAGTGATTTGGGTAATCCTCAAGGCATTCCTACTATGTGTCAAGCACTACAAGACAATTCAAAATTAGTACGCTGGCGGGCTGCCCGATTTTTATATGAAACAGGAGATGAAAGCGCGATCGCGCCACTGGAAACTGCTCAAAATCAAGAATCAGAATTTGATGTTCGTCTCGAAATTAAAGCCGCCTTAGATCGCATTAGTCGGGGAGAAGAACGTCAGCTACCCATGTGGATGCGGTTATCTCAAACTTCTTAA
- a CDS encoding 50S ribosomal protein L25/general stress protein Ctc: MTTTVKFECQTRSDKTKSRALRREGFIPAVLYGHKGAESMSLVAKAKDVEMLLKKASINNTLVDVDVSDQSWRGKALIREVQTHPWRPDIYHVSFFAVAGQDSVEVVVPVSLNGEAQGVREEGGVMEQIITELTIQCPPDKIPEVIDIDVTDMPVGTTLHIGDLKLPEGVTASDDPERTVLTIGEAQAEEPPEEEETTAEEEEIEGGVVEELGDVSV; encoded by the coding sequence ATGACAACTACTGTAAAATTTGAATGCCAAACTCGCTCCGATAAAACTAAATCCAGAGCGTTACGCCGTGAAGGATTCATTCCTGCTGTTCTCTATGGACACAAAGGCGCAGAATCTATGTCGCTGGTAGCCAAAGCCAAAGATGTGGAGATGTTGCTCAAAAAAGCCTCCATTAATAATACGCTAGTGGATGTGGATGTGTCTGATCAGTCTTGGCGTGGAAAAGCCTTGATTCGAGAAGTACAAACCCATCCTTGGCGACCTGATATTTATCATGTCAGCTTCTTTGCTGTGGCAGGACAAGATAGTGTGGAAGTTGTGGTTCCAGTTAGCCTCAATGGTGAAGCCCAAGGGGTTAGAGAAGAAGGAGGCGTAATGGAACAAATTATCACTGAATTAACGATTCAATGTCCTCCCGACAAAATTCCCGAAGTCATCGACATTGATGTTACAGATATGCCCGTGGGGACAACCCTTCATATTGGAGACTTAAAACTTCCTGAAGGGGTAACAGCTAGTGATGATCCCGAACGGACAGTTCTCACCATTGGAGAAGCCCAAGCAGAAGAACCCCCAGAAGAGGAAGAAACCACTGCCGAAGAAGAAGAAATCGAAGGTGGCGTTGTGGAAGAACTGGGAGATGTTTCAGTTTAG
- a CDS encoding amidohydrolase family protein produces the protein MALYADLHRHLGGSVVPRVLWRYFQRHDRALGQKFPDYSEFEDYYTRPRNTLEEYLELHTLVESVQTLDTLPYFIYRLIRGAYIFENLAYLELRYTPYLRTDESLETSQRIDQMRDIVKVVGEAVRVGEYPVLTSQILCMHSRLSYEVNRAIVDVAADHPEYVCAVDLAGGDALYAERMDELKELYRYARSRGLKTTGHVFETKDGLYPELLPYLMRIGHGIQIPLKHPELLPELAERGQCLEVCPTTYTKTGTLDNLSQLKTVFDRCFEAGVDIAICTDNAGLHNVRLPFEYENLLTLDVIGFDQLQACQEAAFRHAFAWPYSQPPASLLTGLLQGRYD, from the coding sequence GTGGCTCTGTATGCAGATTTACATCGTCATTTAGGGGGTTCGGTTGTTCCACGGGTGTTATGGCGATATTTTCAACGGCACGATCGCGCTTTAGGGCAAAAGTTTCCAGATTATTCTGAGTTTGAAGACTATTATACTCGTCCTCGTAATACTCTAGAGGAATATTTAGAATTACATACCCTAGTAGAAAGTGTCCAAACCTTAGACACCCTACCCTATTTTATTTATCGCTTGATTCGTGGGGCTTATATTTTTGAAAACCTTGCTTACTTAGAATTACGTTATACCCCCTATCTCCGCACGGATGAAAGTTTAGAAACCTCCCAACGCATTGATCAAATGCGCGACATTGTAAAAGTAGTGGGAGAAGCAGTCAGGGTAGGAGAGTATCCAGTTCTCACCAGTCAAATTTTATGTATGCACTCTCGCCTATCTTATGAAGTAAATCGGGCGATTGTGGATGTGGCAGCAGATCATCCTGAATATGTCTGTGCGGTGGATTTAGCAGGAGGAGATGCCCTTTATGCCGAACGGATGGATGAATTAAAAGAATTATACCGCTATGCGCGATCGCGCGGCTTAAAAACCACAGGTCATGTGTTTGAAACCAAAGATGGCTTATACCCCGAATTATTACCCTATTTAATGCGGATTGGTCACGGTATCCAAATCCCCCTCAAGCATCCCGAATTGCTCCCAGAATTAGCGGAAAGAGGGCAATGCTTGGAAGTTTGTCCTACTACTTACACAAAAACGGGAACCCTAGATAATCTCTCGCAACTGAAAACGGTGTTTGATCGCTGTTTTGAGGCAGGGGTTGATATTGCTATTTGCACCGATAATGCTGGATTACATAATGTGCGTCTTCCTTTTGAGTATGAAAACTTGCTCACCCTTGATGTCATTGGGTTTGATCAATTACAAGCCTGTCAAGAAGCCGCCTTTCGTCATGCTTTTGCTTGGCCCTATAGTCAACCACCAGCATCCCTCTTAACAGGGTTATTACAGGGACGGTATGATTAA
- the rpmI gene encoding 50S ribosomal protein L35: MPKLKTNRAAAKRFRATGRGKIRRRKAFKNHLLEPKKTSRKRRLSKLTFVNERDAEKVEQMLPYMK; the protein is encoded by the coding sequence ATGCCTAAATTAAAAACCAATCGTGCCGCCGCCAAGCGGTTTCGCGCCACTGGACGAGGAAAGATTCGCCGTCGCAAAGCCTTCAAAAATCACTTATTAGAACCGAAGAAAACCAGCCGTAAGCGGCGTTTATCTAAATTAACCTTCGTCAATGAGAGAGATGCAGAGAAGGTTGAGCAAATGTTGCCCTATATGAAGTAA
- the rplT gene encoding 50S ribosomal protein L20: MTRVKRGNVSQKRHKKVLKLAKGFRGGHSKLYRTANQQVMKALRHSYRDRRRRKRDFRRLWISRINAAARQNGMSYSQLTGQLRKADIQLNRKMLANLAMLDPEAFTKVVETAKKA; the protein is encoded by the coding sequence ATGACACGAGTTAAAAGAGGAAATGTCTCCCAAAAACGACATAAGAAGGTCTTAAAATTAGCCAAAGGATTTAGAGGCGGTCATTCTAAGCTCTATCGTACTGCTAACCAGCAGGTGATGAAAGCGTTACGGCACTCCTATCGCGATCGCCGTCGTCGCAAACGTGATTTCCGTCGTCTCTGGATTTCTCGCATTAATGCGGCTGCTAGACAAAATGGCATGAGTTATTCTCAGCTTACAGGACAACTGAGAAAAGCTGATATCCAACTTAACCGTAAGATGCTAGCAAATTTAGCAATGCTTGATCCTGAAGCATTTACCAAAGTGGTAGAAACTGCCAAAAAAGCCTAA
- a CDS encoding transporter substrate-binding domain-containing protein: MAKVNSVSWGSRVLRLGGVIALFSFFSVLPTAIKAAELSEIEARGYLNVAVKDNLRPLGFEDAEGNLQGFEIDLARRLAKEILGDAEAVEFKPVPNTDRLDVVLKGEVDLTIAQVSQTKARSRIVNFSRHYYLDRISFVTKDDSINSKRDLSQDKIAILNESNTIAEVRFKLPEAELIGVDSYQQALSLLEEGEATAFAGDHTVLAGWIQQYPQYRLLSQQISGEALAVVMPKGLQYSSLHRQVNQTILELRESGWLEKKAKEWGLSLE, translated from the coding sequence ATGGCTAAAGTGAACTCGGTTTCTTGGGGAAGCCGAGTTTTAAGGTTAGGTGGGGTCATCGCCCTATTTAGTTTTTTCTCTGTTCTCCCCACGGCAATCAAAGCAGCAGAATTGTCCGAAATTGAGGCGCGAGGATATCTCAATGTGGCAGTAAAGGATAACCTTCGTCCGTTAGGATTTGAAGACGCTGAGGGCAATTTACAGGGGTTTGAAATTGATCTGGCTAGACGCTTGGCAAAAGAAATTTTAGGAGATGCTGAAGCCGTAGAATTTAAGCCTGTACCAAACACAGACAGGTTAGATGTGGTTTTAAAAGGAGAGGTGGATTTAACCATCGCCCAAGTTAGTCAAACCAAAGCGCGATCGCGCATCGTGAATTTTAGCCGTCATTACTATCTTGATCGAATCTCCTTTGTGACGAAAGATGACAGCATCAACAGCAAGCGCGATCTCTCCCAAGACAAAATTGCAATTCTCAATGAATCTAATACTATTGCTGAAGTCAGATTTAAACTTCCCGAAGCAGAATTAATTGGCGTTGACTCCTATCAGCAAGCCCTTTCCTTGCTGGAAGAGGGAGAAGCCACTGCTTTTGCTGGGGATCATACCGTTTTAGCAGGATGGATTCAACAATATCCCCAATACCGCTTACTTTCCCAACAAATTAGCGGTGAGGCTTTAGCAGTGGTAATGCCAAAAGGATTACAGTATTCCTCTCTCCATCGACAGGTTAACCAAACCATTCTGGAGTTACGAGAATCAGGCTGGTTAGAGAAAAAAGCAAAAGAATGGGGGTTAAGTTTAGAGTGA
- a CDS encoding metal-sensing transcriptional repressor → MTENPSPKAENNALSHSHTHSDFESHPHVHSEESLRRIINRLSRLEGHIRGVKTMVSESRPCPEVLMQIAAVRGALDRVARMILDEHLSECITRASKEGNIDTELEELKAALDRFLP, encoded by the coding sequence TTGACTGAAAACCCTTCTCCTAAAGCTGAAAATAACGCCCTTTCTCACTCTCACACTCACTCAGACTTTGAAAGTCATCCCCATGTTCACAGTGAAGAGTCCTTACGGCGCATTATTAATCGTCTCTCCCGCTTAGAAGGACACATTCGGGGGGTGAAAACTATGGTTTCAGAAAGTCGCCCCTGTCCGGAAGTATTAATGCAAATCGCCGCGGTACGAGGTGCTTTAGATCGCGTGGCACGGATGATTTTAGACGAACATCTTAGTGAATGTATTACTCGGGCTTCTAAAGAAGGGAATATCGACACCGAATTAGAAGAACTGAAAGCAGCCTTAGATCGGTTTCTTCCCTAA